A genomic stretch from Bosea sp. F3-2 includes:
- a CDS encoding chaperone NapD codes for MAEPSRPRFHHISSAVVSALPAHVDAVLASIRELPETEIHRVENGKIVIVLEGASTGVIGDRLAAISLLDGVLSANMVFEQIEDLEKLDDPGVDP; via the coding sequence ATGGCTGAGCCCTCGCGCCCGCGCTTCCATCACATTTCGAGCGCCGTCGTCTCGGCTTTGCCGGCACACGTCGATGCGGTGCTCGCCAGCATTCGCGAGCTGCCAGAGACCGAGATTCACCGCGTTGAGAACGGCAAGATCGTGATCGTGCTGGAAGGTGCGAGCACGGGCGTGATCGGCGACCGGCTGGCCGCCATCAGCCTGCTGGACGGCGTGCTTTCGGCCAACATGGTGTTCGAGCAGATCGAAGACCTCGAAAAACTCGACGACCCTGGAGTAGACCCATGA
- the napF gene encoding ferredoxin-type protein NapF → MERTAIDRGRRNFLTGRRLSLPDRVRPPWSRAASIAAACTGCGACVPACPQHIIALDESGRAALDFRGGECSFCGACAEACPEPVFDRAISAFEHVAVIGPECFAGRGIVCQSCGDACPESAIRFRPRLGGPAMPELAADRCSGCGACIAACPAGAISASARPPEATHG, encoded by the coding sequence ATGGAACGCACCGCCATTGATCGCGGGCGCCGCAACTTCCTGACCGGCCGGCGCCTTTCATTGCCCGACAGGGTTCGCCCACCGTGGTCCCGTGCCGCGTCGATCGCTGCGGCCTGTACCGGTTGCGGTGCCTGCGTGCCTGCCTGCCCGCAGCACATCATCGCGCTCGACGAGTCCGGCCGGGCCGCCCTCGACTTCAGGGGAGGCGAATGCAGCTTCTGCGGCGCCTGTGCCGAGGCCTGCCCTGAGCCGGTCTTCGACCGCGCCATTTCCGCCTTCGAGCATGTGGCTGTGATCGGGCCGGAATGCTTCGCCGGGCGCGGCATCGTTTGCCAGAGCTGCGGCGATGCCTGTCCGGAGAGCGCGATCCGCTTTCGTCCGCGCCTCGGCGGGCCGGCCATGCCGGAGCTGGCTGCCGATCGCTGCAGCGGCTGTGGCGCCTGCATCGCGGCCTGTCCGGCCGGGGCCATCAGCGCGAGTGCGCGTCCGCCGGAGGCTACCCATGGCTGA
- a CDS encoding glycoside hydrolase family 31 protein, which produces MKALTQGRYLGRDGEAALFEVGLGNTIIVRILEGDIGRVTLKPQDGYRLDRGWSIAPGGLEPPYEGRPRDSLAGFACPKASVSERSGMVVLSAGGLTAEITLEPFSIAWRRDGEDKPFLQDRTTQAYLVSPRTGALAHFMARDYAERHYGLGDKAGPLDRTGRRFAIDAVDPCGFDAELSDPLYKMLPFFIVDGPAGAHGLYYDNLATGSVDFGCTLDNYHGLFRSWKGDDGDLDYYVIAGPTVPDVVKRFSWLTGGQAFAPLWSFGFGVTSMAIADAPDADARISDFIGKLETHRIPCDSFHFGSGYTQIGHRRYAFNWNRDKFPDPKATMQRLNDAGIYTVANLKPCLLDDHPRLREALDDSFLVKDGKTGAPAVAQFWDGLGFHLDYTNPKGRAWWREGIETALLDYGFTTVWNDNNEYEIWDEDAVCDGDGHPFRQALARPAQPLLMTKLSYEAQADRQPGKRQYAITRGGCAGISRYAQTWSGDNETAWKTLRYNLTQGLNMSLSGMFSIGHDVGGFHGPTPGPELFVRFNEFCSLWPRMVMNSWNDDGIVNLPWMYPEMVPQVRQAISLRYRLMPYLYTLMWRASRDGTPAVRPLLWDFPKDPQAVKIDDAFMLGPDVLVAPVLEEGARERSVYLPEHKGGWYDWHEGKHFAGGTVVTVAAPLGRLPVFVRAGALIPLGNAEGIDDQRELLVCGIVEGASGELYEDDGETSDWRGAGATVIRFSVRNGEIEIHQEGETEPQFDRIAIRHIGTDGAGA; this is translated from the coding sequence ATGAAAGCCCTGACGCAAGGCCGCTATCTCGGCCGCGATGGCGAGGCCGCCCTGTTCGAAGTCGGGCTCGGCAACACCATCATCGTGCGCATTCTCGAAGGCGATATCGGCCGGGTGACGCTGAAGCCGCAGGACGGTTACCGGCTCGACCGCGGCTGGTCGATCGCGCCTGGCGGGCTGGAGCCGCCCTATGAGGGACGTCCGCGTGACAGCCTCGCTGGCTTTGCCTGCCCGAAGGCGAGCGTCAGCGAGCGCAGTGGCATGGTCGTGCTGTCCGCTGGCGGCCTCACGGCCGAGATCACGCTGGAACCGTTCAGCATCGCCTGGCGCCGCGACGGCGAGGACAAGCCGTTTCTGCAGGATCGCACCACCCAGGCCTATCTGGTCTCGCCGCGCACCGGCGCGCTCGCGCATTTCATGGCCCGCGACTATGCGGAGCGCCATTACGGCCTCGGCGACAAGGCAGGCCCGCTCGACCGGACCGGCCGCCGCTTCGCCATCGATGCGGTCGATCCTTGCGGCTTCGATGCCGAGCTTTCGGACCCGCTCTACAAGATGCTGCCCTTCTTCATCGTCGACGGGCCGGCAGGGGCGCATGGCCTCTATTACGACAACCTAGCTACCGGCAGCGTCGATTTCGGCTGCACGCTCGACAATTACCACGGCCTGTTCCGTTCCTGGAAAGGCGATGACGGCGATCTCGACTACTATGTCATCGCCGGACCGACCGTGCCGGACGTGGTGAAGCGCTTCTCCTGGCTGACCGGCGGGCAGGCCTTCGCGCCGCTCTGGTCCTTCGGCTTCGGCGTGACCTCGATGGCGATCGCCGACGCGCCCGATGCCGACGCCCGCATCAGTGATTTCATCGGCAAGCTGGAGACGCATCGCATTCCCTGCGACAGCTTCCATTTCGGATCGGGCTATACGCAGATCGGCCATCGCCGCTACGCCTTCAACTGGAACCGCGACAAGTTCCCGGATCCGAAGGCGACGATGCAGCGGCTGAACGATGCCGGCATCTACACGGTCGCCAATCTCAAGCCCTGCCTTCTCGACGACCATCCGCGCCTGCGCGAGGCGCTCGACGACAGCTTCCTGGTCAAGGACGGCAAGACCGGTGCGCCGGCCGTCGCGCAGTTCTGGGATGGGCTCGGCTTCCATCTCGACTACACCAACCCCAAGGGCCGGGCCTGGTGGCGCGAGGGCATCGAGACCGCGCTGCTCGACTACGGCTTCACCACCGTCTGGAACGACAACAACGAATACGAGATCTGGGACGAGGATGCCGTCTGTGACGGCGACGGCCATCCGTTCCGGCAGGCACTGGCGCGCCCCGCCCAGCCGCTCCTGATGACCAAGCTCTCTTATGAGGCGCAGGCCGATCGTCAGCCCGGCAAGCGGCAATATGCGATCACGCGCGGCGGCTGCGCGGGTATCTCGCGCTACGCCCAGACCTGGTCAGGCGATAACGAGACCGCCTGGAAGACGCTGCGCTACAACCTGACGCAAGGTCTCAATATGAGCCTGTCGGGCATGTTCAGCATCGGTCACGACGTCGGCGGCTTCCACGGCCCGACGCCGGGCCCGGAGCTCTTCGTGCGCTTCAACGAGTTCTGCAGCCTGTGGCCGCGCATGGTGATGAACTCCTGGAACGATGACGGCATCGTCAACCTGCCCTGGATGTATCCGGAGATGGTGCCGCAGGTGCGCCAGGCGATCTCGCTGCGTTACCGGCTGATGCCCTATCTCTACACGCTGATGTGGCGCGCCAGCCGCGACGGCACCCCGGCGGTGCGCCCGCTGCTCTGGGATTTCCCGAAGGATCCGCAGGCGGTGAAGATCGACGACGCCTTCATGCTCGGGCCGGACGTGCTGGTCGCGCCGGTGCTGGAGGAGGGCGCCCGTGAGCGCAGCGTCTATCTGCCCGAGCATAAGGGTGGCTGGTACGACTGGCATGAGGGCAAGCACTTCGCCGGGGGTACGGTCGTGACCGTCGCGGCCCCGCTTGGTCGCCTGCCGGTCTTCGTCCGGGCCGGTGCGCTGATCCCGCTCGGCAACGCCGAAGGCATCGACGATCAGCGCGAACTCCTCGTCTGTGGCATCGTCGAGGGCGCTTCCGGCGAGCTCTATGAGGATGATGGCGAGACCAGCGACTGGCGCGGCGCAGGCGCGACGGTCATCCGCTTCAGCGTGCGCAACGGCGAGATCGAGATCCATCAGGAGGGCGAGACGGAGCCCCAGTTCGATCGGATCGCGATCCGCCACATCGGCACTGACGGCGCCGGCGCCTGA
- the ugpC gene encoding sn-glycerol-3-phosphate ABC transporter ATP-binding protein UgpC — protein sequence MAELKLSTVSKAYGATKVLHGIDLHVADGEFVVFVGPSGCGKSTLLRSIAGLEEITDGTIAIDGADVTGLPASERGLAMVFQSYALYPHMSVYANMAFALENMGFKRDEIEKRVKRAAEMLRLTDYLERKPKALSGGQRQRVAIGRAIVRDPKIFLFDEPLSNLDAELRVATRKELAALHAEIGGTMIYVTHDQVEAMTLADRIVVLRSGRIEQVGTPLELYNRPDNLFVAGFIGSPRMNLLPGRVTADGKVALGEGGHEVACATGSLAAGAKVTLGIRPEHLALAPEGQGLPLSVDLVERLGGESYLYGTSVSLPQITLRLDGQSEHERGHEVSLAFPQQSLHLFDEAGRAIRP from the coding sequence ATGGCCGAACTGAAGCTCTCCACTGTCAGCAAGGCCTATGGCGCGACGAAGGTGCTGCATGGCATCGACCTGCATGTCGCGGATGGCGAGTTCGTCGTCTTCGTCGGCCCCTCCGGCTGCGGCAAGTCGACCCTGCTGCGCTCGATCGCGGGGCTGGAGGAGATCACCGACGGCACGATCGCGATCGACGGCGCCGACGTCACCGGTCTGCCAGCCTCCGAACGTGGGCTTGCGATGGTGTTCCAGTCCTATGCGCTCTATCCGCATATGAGCGTCTACGCGAACATGGCCTTCGCGCTGGAGAACATGGGCTTCAAGCGCGACGAGATCGAGAAGCGCGTGAAGCGCGCGGCTGAGATGCTGCGCCTCACGGATTATCTTGAGCGCAAGCCCAAGGCGCTCTCCGGCGGCCAGCGTCAGCGCGTCGCCATCGGCCGCGCCATCGTGCGCGATCCGAAGATCTTTCTCTTCGACGAGCCGCTCTCGAACCTCGACGCCGAGTTGCGCGTCGCCACCCGCAAGGAGCTCGCTGCGCTCCACGCCGAGATCGGCGGCACGATGATCTACGTCACGCACGATCAGGTCGAGGCGATGACGCTGGCCGACCGCATCGTCGTGCTGCGGAGCGGCCGGATCGAGCAGGTCGGCACGCCGCTCGAACTCTACAATCGCCCCGACAACCTCTTCGTCGCCGGCTTTATCGGCTCGCCGCGCATGAACCTGCTGCCTGGTCGCGTGACCGCCGACGGCAAGGTCGCGCTCGGCGAGGGCGGTCATGAGGTCGCCTGCGCCACCGGCAGCCTCGCCGCTGGAGCCAAGGTCACGCTCGGCATCCGGCCCGAGCATCTGGCGCTGGCCCCGGAAGGGCAGGGGCTGCCGCTATCCGTCGATCTCGTCGAGCGGCTGGGCGGCGAGAGCTATCTCTACGGGACGAGCGTCAGCCTGCCACAGATTACGCTCCGGCTCGACGGCCAGAGCGAGCATGAGCGCGGCCACGAGGTCTCGCTCGCCTTCCCGCAGCAGAGCCTGCACCTGTTCGACGAAGCCGGCCGGGCGATCCGACCTTAA
- a CDS encoding sugar ABC transporter permease encodes MASADMNPRREGAGAAGALAAPLALLMRFVDWPMRALQRLIGERRMAYVFILPNLAFFSLFVFLPLVINFIFSVTGGAGLFPTERPFVGAQQYAYLFDCGSFLDPASCREDHFWRGVYNTARFTAFQVTAMVLFSLLTAIVLNMKIRARGFFRAVYFFPVLLSPVVVALTWKWILQRDGLLNAAITSLGGERILFLVDPSWAMFWVVFVSVWAHMGFYTLILLAGLQAIPADLYEAAEMDATPRWRMFWRITLPLLWPNMIVVIVLALIKGVQTFDEVFVLTGGGPGTATLLVVHYIYETAFANQVQNFGLAAAASVVLGVVLFALTLAQLAASRRKGAA; translated from the coding sequence ATGGCCTCCGCCGACATGAACCCGCGCCGCGAAGGCGCGGGCGCCGCTGGCGCTCTCGCCGCGCCGCTCGCGCTCCTGATGCGCTTTGTCGACTGGCCGATGCGGGCGCTCCAGCGCCTGATTGGCGAGCGGCGGATGGCCTATGTCTTCATCCTGCCCAACCTCGCCTTCTTCTCGCTCTTCGTCTTCCTGCCGCTCGTCATCAACTTCATCTTCTCGGTGACGGGCGGGGCAGGGCTCTTCCCGACCGAGCGCCCCTTCGTCGGGGCGCAGCAATACGCCTATCTCTTCGATTGCGGCTCCTTCCTCGATCCCGCCTCCTGCCGCGAGGACCATTTCTGGCGCGGCGTCTACAACACCGCCCGCTTCACCGCTTTCCAGGTCACGGCGATGGTGCTGTTCTCGCTGCTGACGGCGATCGTCCTGAACATGAAGATCCGGGCGCGCGGCTTCTTCCGCGCCGTCTATTTCTTCCCGGTGCTGCTCTCGCCGGTGGTGGTGGCGCTGACCTGGAAATGGATCCTCCAGCGCGATGGCCTGCTCAACGCGGCAATCACCTCGCTCGGCGGCGAGCGCATCCTCTTCCTGGTCGATCCGAGCTGGGCGATGTTCTGGGTCGTCTTCGTCTCGGTCTGGGCCCATATGGGCTTCTACACGTTGATCCTGCTCGCAGGCCTGCAGGCGATCCCGGCCGATCTCTATGAAGCGGCCGAGATGGACGCGACGCCGCGCTGGCGCATGTTCTGGCGCATCACCCTGCCCCTGCTCTGGCCGAACATGATCGTCGTGATCGTGCTGGCGCTGATCAAGGGCGTGCAGACCTTCGACGAGGTCTTCGTGCTCACGGGGGGCGGCCCCGGCACGGCGACGCTGCTGGTGGTGCACTACATCTACGAGACGGCCTTCGCCAATCAGGTGCAGAATTTCGGCCTGGCGGCGGCGGCCTCCGTGGTGCTCGGCGTCGTGCTCTTCGCGCTGACGCTGGCCCAGCTCGCGGCGAGCCGCCGCAAGGGGGCTGCATGA
- a CDS encoding extracellular solute-binding protein, producing the protein MQRKHWISALALTVGLVAGSGAFAQTTVRIAWYSDGNEGEVVSDLLKRFEAQNKDIKVVLDQVPYKAITENLPVQLASGQGPDIARVVDLGGIARYALDMRPYLKDASYWEKNFGPFLPWMRPEGDTSAITGFMTQLTVTGPFVNKTLFEQAGVAMPGAKATWEDWGKAAKAVADKVQAPFPLAMDRSGHRFFSVAVSEGAKVFDDKGEPAVVDEGFKRAAKLVYDWHNNGVMKKELWGSVSGTAYRGANDEFKNAQVVMYHSGSWQIAQFDKTVGDAFDWVAAPSPCGAGGCSGMPGGAGLVAIKTTKSPEAVAKVMDYLASEPVLSEFYARSLFVPGHLGIAAKGLDYKDAKPQAKAALKVFSDQVAQLSPVAFKLQGYVNNRVIFNATISRLGQAISGEGTLDDAFKRIEADIAQQIAERKK; encoded by the coding sequence ATGCAGAGGAAGCATTGGATTTCCGCGCTCGCGCTGACGGTTGGCCTCGTCGCCGGTAGCGGGGCCTTCGCCCAGACCACGGTACGCATTGCCTGGTACTCCGACGGCAATGAGGGCGAGGTCGTTTCCGATCTGCTGAAGCGTTTCGAGGCGCAGAACAAGGACATCAAGGTCGTCCTCGATCAGGTGCCCTACAAGGCGATCACCGAGAACCTGCCGGTCCAGCTCGCCTCGGGGCAGGGTCCCGACATCGCCCGCGTCGTCGATCTCGGCGGCATCGCCCGCTATGCGCTCGACATGCGCCCCTATCTGAAGGATGCCTCCTACTGGGAGAAGAATTTCGGGCCGTTCCTGCCCTGGATGCGCCCTGAGGGCGACACCAGTGCGATCACCGGCTTCATGACGCAGCTCACCGTCACCGGCCCCTTCGTCAACAAGACGCTGTTCGAGCAGGCCGGCGTTGCCATGCCGGGCGCCAAGGCGACCTGGGAGGATTGGGGCAAGGCGGCCAAGGCCGTGGCCGACAAGGTGCAGGCGCCGTTCCCGCTCGCCATGGACCGCTCGGGCCATCGCTTCTTCTCGGTCGCCGTCTCCGAGGGTGCCAAGGTCTTCGACGACAAGGGCGAGCCCGCGGTGGTCGATGAGGGTTTCAAGCGCGCCGCCAAGCTGGTCTATGACTGGCACAATAACGGCGTGATGAAGAAGGAGCTCTGGGGCTCGGTCTCCGGCACCGCCTATCGCGGCGCCAATGACGAGTTCAAGAACGCCCAGGTGGTGATGTACCACTCCGGCTCCTGGCAGATCGCCCAGTTCGACAAGACGGTCGGCGATGCCTTCGACTGGGTCGCGGCTCCCTCGCCCTGCGGGGCGGGCGGCTGCTCCGGCATGCCGGGCGGCGCCGGCCTCGTCGCGATCAAGACGACCAAGAGCCCGGAAGCCGTCGCCAAGGTGATGGATTATCTGGCGAGCGAGCCGGTGCTGAGCGAGTTCTATGCCCGCTCGCTCTTCGTGCCGGGCCATCTCGGCATCGCCGCCAAGGGCCTCGACTACAAGGATGCCAAGCCGCAGGCCAAGGCGGCGCTCAAGGTCTTTTCGGATCAGGTCGCGCAGCTCTCCCCGGTCGCCTTCAAGCTGCAGGGCTACGTCAACAACCGCGTCATCTTCAACGCGACGATCAGCCGCCTCGGCCAGGCGATCTCGGGTGAGGGCACGCTCGACGACGCCTTCAAGCGGATCGAAGCCGACATCGCCCAGCAGATCGCCGAGCGCAAGAAGTAA
- a CDS encoding LacI family DNA-binding transcriptional regulator, with translation MTAKAARPQQSLASLATVARETGVSVATVSRIVNGKAGRASADTIARVEEAIVRLGYRPNPVGRALKRRASRVVAMLAPNLDNPAMAAIAVSTEAALRDAGFVMILCDTHDRADLQDDYLRAMRDQFVAGYVMVSAVRSPGLADALKRGDPMVFVARRNPLGGGAYVGIDNRAAGADAADYLLARGVRSPAVLMAAQNASSTAERAAGFIDRLVARGLPADDIRRASAPGLSHIEIGYAAAQKLVKDGGWPDGVLCVSDMIAYGAYRLAAEGNVAIPDRCALIGIDGNAINRWIAPWLTSIRIPYEHFGQYVVAQLRSLWGGAATQEVNVPHDPPRMIERLSA, from the coding sequence ATGACGGCGAAGGCCGCAAGACCGCAGCAGAGCCTGGCGTCGCTCGCAACCGTCGCACGCGAGACCGGCGTCTCGGTCGCGACCGTTTCACGGATCGTCAACGGCAAGGCCGGCCGGGCCTCAGCCGATACGATCGCGCGGGTCGAGGAAGCCATCGTCCGGCTGGGCTATCGTCCGAACCCGGTCGGGCGGGCGCTCAAGCGCCGGGCCAGCCGCGTCGTCGCAATGCTCGCGCCCAATCTCGACAATCCCGCCATGGCCGCGATCGCGGTCTCGACGGAAGCGGCGCTGCGCGACGCCGGCTTCGTCATGATCCTCTGCGACACGCATGACCGGGCCGATCTGCAGGACGACTATCTGCGTGCGATGCGCGATCAGTTCGTCGCCGGCTACGTCATGGTCAGTGCGGTGCGCAGCCCCGGCCTCGCCGATGCGCTGAAGCGCGGCGATCCGATGGTCTTCGTGGCGCGGCGCAATCCGCTCGGCGGCGGCGCCTATGTCGGCATCGACAACCGCGCCGCCGGCGCTGATGCCGCCGATTACCTGCTTGCACGCGGCGTTCGGAGTCCGGCCGTGCTGATGGCTGCGCAGAACGCCTCCAGCACCGCGGAGCGGGCCGCCGGCTTCATCGACAGGCTTGTCGCGCGCGGCCTTCCCGCGGACGATATCCGGCGCGCGAGCGCGCCCGGCCTGTCGCATATCGAGATCGGCTACGCCGCGGCGCAGAAGCTGGTGAAGGATGGCGGCTGGCCGGATGGAGTTCTCTGCGTCAGCGACATGATCGCCTATGGCGCCTATCGGCTGGCTGCCGAAGGCAATGTCGCCATCCCCGACCGCTGCGCGCTGATCGGCATCGACGGCAATGCGATCAATCGCTGGATCGCGCCCTGGCTGACCTCGATCCGCATCCCCTACGAGCATTTCGGCCAGTATGTCGTCGCGCAGCTGCGGTCTCTGTGGGGCGGGGCGGCGACGCAGGAGGTCAATGTGCCCCATGACCCGCCACGGATGATCGAGCGGCTCAGCGCCTGA
- the fdnG gene encoding formate dehydrogenase-N subunit alpha — translation MLHELSRRQFLKAAGAGLGGSAVAALGFGGAEEALAQAVRPFRLARTTETRNTCPYCSVACGVIMYSLGDKSKNAHPAIIHIEGDPDHPTNRGTLCPKGSALLDFVHSETRTKVPQYRGPGQREFRQISWGEALDRIARLMKDDRDKNFVATNQDGVTVNRWLTTGFLAASATTNETAFLTYKVVRSTGILAFDNQARVUHGPTVASLAPTFGRGAMTNSWTDIKNTDLIIVMGGNAAEAHPCGFKWVTEAKAQRGAKLIVVDPRFTRTASVADFYAPIRQGTDIAFLLGVIRYCIENDKIQHDYVRAFTNAPYIVKDGFSYQDGLFSGYDEAKRDYDRSTWEYELGPDGYVQVDETLQNPRCVYQLLKQHVAAYTPEMVERICGTPKDKYLAICKMISECSARDRTMTSMYALGWTQHSKGSQNIRTMAMVQLLLGNIGVRGGGMNALRGHSNIQGLTDIGLMSDLIPGYLAIPKDREPDFATYMSTRGFKPLRPNQMSYWQNYRKFMVSFLKSMWGPAATAENDFAYQWLPKLDLPGYDMLRTFDLMYQGKVNGYFCQGFNPLLSAPNRGKVTASLSKLKFLVVMDPLQTETARFWKDEGVHNDVKPESIQTEVFELPTSCFAEDEGSLVNSGRWLQWHWPGAEPPGEAKADTWIMAQLHMRLRELYRKEGGAFPDPILNLHWPYRDPQDPQPDEMAKEMNGYVVSTVTDPVDPSKVLLEKGKQVDTFGQLRDDGSTACGCWIYAGSWTERGNMMARRDTSDPGNTGAYSNWAFSWPANRRILYNRASADLDGKAWDPKRKLIEWNGTAWTGYDVPDIALNAKPQDVGPFIMNPEGTARLFSRGLMKDGPFPAHYEPFESPVANVMAPKIRGNPAARIFKDDLAALGTSDKFPYAATSYRLTEHFHFWTKHVWVNAVLQPEFFVEISEQLAAEKNIQKGGWVKVSSARGSVYAKAVVTKRIKPLICDGKTVHVVGIPLHWGFTGAARKGFGPNSLTPFVGDANIETPEFKAFLVNVEPSNGPAVS, via the coding sequence ATGCTGCATGAGCTCTCGCGTCGCCAGTTCCTGAAAGCCGCAGGCGCGGGCCTGGGCGGTTCTGCCGTCGCCGCGCTGGGGTTCGGGGGTGCCGAGGAGGCACTTGCCCAGGCCGTGCGGCCCTTCAGGCTGGCGCGCACCACGGAAACGCGAAATACCTGTCCGTACTGTTCCGTCGCCTGCGGCGTGATCATGTACAGCCTGGGTGACAAGTCCAAGAACGCGCACCCGGCCATCATCCATATCGAGGGCGATCCCGACCACCCGACCAATCGCGGCACGCTATGCCCGAAGGGGTCCGCCCTCCTCGACTTCGTCCATTCCGAGACGCGCACCAAGGTTCCGCAGTACCGCGGGCCGGGCCAGCGCGAATTCCGGCAGATCAGCTGGGGCGAGGCGCTCGACCGCATCGCGCGGCTGATGAAGGACGACCGCGACAAGAACTTCGTCGCCACCAACCAGGACGGCGTGACGGTCAACCGCTGGCTGACCACCGGTTTCCTGGCCGCTTCGGCGACCACCAACGAAACAGCCTTCCTGACCTACAAGGTGGTCAGAAGCACCGGGATCTTGGCGTTCGACAACCAGGCGCGTGTTTGACACGGACCGACGGTGGCCAGTCTGGCCCCAACATTCGGTCGCGGTGCGATGACCAACTCCTGGACGGACATCAAGAACACCGACCTCATCATCGTCATGGGCGGCAACGCCGCCGAGGCGCACCCTTGCGGCTTCAAATGGGTCACGGAGGCGAAGGCCCAACGTGGCGCCAAGCTGATCGTCGTCGATCCGCGCTTCACGCGCACGGCCTCGGTCGCCGATTTCTATGCGCCGATCCGGCAAGGCACGGACATCGCCTTCCTGCTCGGAGTGATCCGATATTGCATCGAAAACGACAAGATCCAGCACGACTACGTGCGCGCCTTCACCAACGCGCCCTACATCGTGAAGGACGGCTTCAGCTATCAGGACGGCCTTTTCTCCGGCTATGACGAGGCCAAGCGTGACTACGACCGCTCCACCTGGGAGTACGAGCTCGGGCCGGACGGCTATGTCCAGGTCGACGAGACGCTGCAGAATCCGCGCTGCGTCTACCAGCTCCTGAAGCAGCACGTCGCGGCCTATACGCCGGAGATGGTCGAGCGCATCTGCGGCACGCCGAAGGACAAGTATCTGGCGATCTGCAAGATGATCTCGGAATGCTCGGCGCGCGACAGGACGATGACGTCGATGTACGCGCTCGGCTGGACGCAGCACTCGAAGGGCTCGCAGAACATCCGCACCATGGCGATGGTGCAGCTCCTGCTCGGCAATATCGGCGTGCGCGGCGGCGGCATGAACGCACTTCGCGGCCACTCCAACATCCAGGGTCTGACCGATATCGGCCTGATGTCGGACCTGATCCCGGGTTATCTGGCGATACCGAAGGACAGGGAGCCCGATTTCGCGACCTATATGTCGACGCGCGGCTTCAAGCCGCTGCGTCCGAACCAGATGAGCTACTGGCAGAACTACAGGAAGTTCATGGTGAGCTTCCTGAAGTCGATGTGGGGCCCGGCCGCGACGGCCGAGAACGACTTCGCCTATCAGTGGCTGCCGAAGCTCGACCTGCCCGGCTACGACATGCTGCGCACCTTCGACCTGATGTATCAGGGCAAGGTCAACGGCTATTTCTGCCAGGGCTTCAATCCGCTCCTGTCCGCGCCCAACCGGGGCAAGGTCACGGCGTCTCTGTCGAAGCTGAAGTTCCTGGTGGTGATGGACCCGCTGCAGACGGAGACAGCGCGCTTCTGGAAGGACGAAGGCGTCCATAACGACGTCAAGCCGGAGTCGATCCAGACCGAGGTCTTCGAGCTGCCGACGAGCTGCTTCGCCGAGGACGAGGGCTCGCTGGTCAATTCCGGCCGCTGGCTGCAATGGCACTGGCCGGGCGCCGAACCTCCGGGCGAGGCGAAGGCCGACACCTGGATCATGGCGCAGCTCCACATGCGGCTGCGCGAGCTCTACCGGAAGGAGGGCGGGGCCTTCCCGGACCCGATCCTCAATCTCCACTGGCCCTATCGCGACCCGCAGGACCCGCAGCCGGACGAGATGGCCAAGGAGATGAACGGCTATGTCGTCTCGACCGTCACCGACCCGGTCGATCCGAGCAAGGTGTTGCTGGAGAAGGGCAAGCAGGTCGACACCTTCGGCCAGTTGCGCGACGACGGCTCGACCGCCTGCGGCTGCTGGATCTACGCGGGCAGCTGGACCGAGCGGGGCAACATGATGGCCCGGCGCGACACCAGCGATCCGGGCAATACCGGCGCCTATTCGAACTGGGCCTTCTCCTGGCCAGCCAACCGGCGCATCCTCTACAACCGCGCCTCGGCCGATCTCGACGGCAAGGCCTGGGATCCCAAGCGCAAGCTGATCGAGTGGAACGGCACGGCCTGGACCGGCTACGACGTGCCGGACATCGCGCTTAACGCCAAGCCGCAGGATGTCGGCCCGTTCATCATGAACCCCGAGGGAACGGCCCGCCTGTTCTCGCGCGGCTTGATGAAGGACGGCCCCTTCCCGGCCCATTACGAGCCGTTCGAAAGCCCCGTCGCCAACGTGATGGCGCCGAAGATCCGCGGCAACCCGGCCGCGCGCATCTTCAAGGACGATCTCGCCGCGCTCGGGACCTCGGACAAGTTCCCCTATGCGGCGACTTCCTACCGCCTGACCGAGCACTTCCACTTCTGGACGAAGCATGTCTGGGTCAATGCGGTGCTGCAGCCGGAGTTCTTCGTCGAGATCAGCGAGCAGCTGGCCGCGGAGAAGAACATCCAGAAGGGTGGCTGGGTGAAGGTCTCGTCGGCCCGTGGCTCGGTCTATGCCAAGGCCGTGGTGACCAAGCGGATCAAGCCGCTGATCTGCGACGGCAAGACCGTGCATGTCGTCGGCATCCCGCTCCACTGGGGCTTCACCGGTGCGGCCAGGAAGGGCTTCGGCCCCAACAGCCTCACCCCGTTCGTCGGCGACGCCAACATCGAGACGCCCGAATTCAAGGCGTTTCTGGTGAATGTCGAGCCGTCCAACGGACCGGCCGTGAGCTAG